In one window of Elusimicrobiota bacterium DNA:
- the rph gene encoding ribonuclease PH, with translation MFRSFELGGTGLRPIKVTQNYVKFGDGSCLFQMGDTKILCVATITEDRVPPHCEAKEIGWVSAEYAMLPRAGKERTARQRSIGSGRTHEIQRLIGRSLRAIVDLSKLGRRTIVIDCDVIQADGGTRTASINGAFIALSQAIQKLIAEKKLFNNPIKSYIGAISVGMVNNKKILDMCCTEDNAAQVDMNVVMTDKNEYIEVQSTAEGKVFTDKDMKEMLDLAKNGIKEIVKHQKKIIKL, from the coding sequence ATATTTAGAAGCTTTGAATTAGGAGGTACGGGTTTGCGTCCAATAAAAGTTACACAAAATTATGTGAAATTCGGCGACGGTTCGTGTTTGTTCCAGATGGGTGATACAAAAATTTTATGTGTTGCAACAATCACTGAAGACAGGGTTCCTCCGCACTGCGAAGCCAAAGAAATAGGTTGGGTATCAGCTGAATATGCCATGCTTCCCCGCGCAGGAAAGGAACGTACCGCCAGGCAAAGAAGTATTGGTTCCGGCAGAACCCATGAGATACAGAGATTAATCGGCAGGTCTTTAAGGGCGATTGTCGACTTGTCAAAATTAGGCCGCAGGACAATCGTTATAGACTGTGATGTTATCCAGGCCGATGGCGGAACAAGGACCGCATCAATCAACGGGGCCTTTATTGCTCTCAGCCAGGCAATTCAGAAACTAATCGCAGAAAAAAAACTTTTTAACAATCCTATCAAGAGCTATATCGGAGCCATCAGCGTAGGAATGGTCAATAATAAAAAGATACTTGATATGTGCTGTACCGAAGATAACGCCGCGCAGGTTGACATGAACGTGGTAATGACAGACAAGAATGAGTACATAGAAGTTCAGTCCACCGCAGAGGGCAAAGTATTCACGGATAAAGACATGAAGGAAATGCTGGATCTCGCAAAAAATGGAATAAAAGAGATAGTAAAACACCAGAAAAAAATAATCAAACTATGA
- a CDS encoding XTP/dITP diphosphatase yields the protein MKLVIATDNKNKLREIKEIAAVMKVPGNIEILSLGDFQNAPEVVEDGLTLEENAIKKAREISEFTGLIALADDTGLEVNKLNGEPGVYSARFAGEQCSYEDNNKKLLSLLKDIPDSKRTARFRCVIAVVVPNGKTYTVEGVMKGKIAAKAQGDNGFGYDPIFIPEGQNKTFSQMSSEEKNKISHRGAALRKSKEILLEILSNSSYNK from the coding sequence ATGAAGCTGGTAATAGCGACAGATAACAAAAATAAGCTCAGGGAAATAAAAGAAATTGCCGCTGTAATGAAAGTGCCGGGCAATATTGAGATTTTGTCCCTGGGGGATTTCCAAAATGCCCCGGAAGTTGTTGAAGATGGCTTAACTCTTGAAGAAAATGCAATAAAAAAAGCAAGAGAGATTTCAGAATTTACCGGCCTTATTGCCCTGGCTGATGACACCGGCCTTGAAGTGAATAAATTAAACGGCGAACCGGGGGTTTATTCCGCGCGTTTTGCCGGAGAACAATGCAGTTATGAGGATAATAATAAGAAGCTGCTGTCTCTGCTTAAAGATATTCCTGATAGCAAACGGACTGCAAGGTTTCGCTGTGTAATAGCTGTAGTTGTTCCAAACGGCAAAACTTATACTGTTGAAGGCGTTATGAAAGGGAAAATAGCGGCAAAAGCGCAAGGCGATAATGGGTTCGGCTATGACCCGATTTTTATCCCGGAAGGACAGAATAAAACCTTTTCTCAAATGTCATCGGAAGAAAAAAATAAAATCAGCCACCGCGGCGCGGCGCTAAGAAAGTCAAAAGAAATACTACTTGAAATATTGAGCAATAGTTCATATAATAAATAA
- a CDS encoding GyrI-like domain-containing protein: MKAFKIIVIVFVVLVGLVVFGMWQAGVFQKIEFKTQEIGPLNMVYAEHKGSYMKITETIALVDKYLKDNKYASIDSFGEYLSDPSKVKEADLLSNGGMLVQKPVVKLPEPFKFKKIDKRLYVTAVFKGHPAMGAFVVYPKAMPWITQNGFTINSGVIEIYKMNGKDWEIEYLFPVTKK; this comes from the coding sequence ATGAAAGCGTTTAAAATTATTGTAATTGTTTTTGTTGTGCTTGTTGGTTTAGTGGTTTTTGGAATGTGGCAGGCAGGAGTGTTCCAGAAGATTGAATTTAAAACGCAGGAAATTGGCCCCTTGAATATGGTTTATGCAGAGCATAAAGGGTCATATATGAAAATAACTGAAACGATAGCTTTAGTCGATAAATACCTAAAAGACAACAAATATGCAAGTATAGACTCTTTCGGAGAATATCTTAGCGATCCTAGTAAAGTTAAAGAAGCAGATTTATTAAGCAATGGCGGTATGTTGGTTCAGAAACCCGTTGTTAAATTACCGGAGCCGTTTAAATTCAAAAAGATTGACAAGCGTTTATATGTAACAGCCGTTTTTAAAGGCCATCCTGCAATGGGCGCATTTGTTGTGTATCCTAAAGCAATGCCTTGGATTACCCAAAATGGGTTTACTATTAACAGCGGTGTTATTGAAATATACAAGATGAATGGCAAAGATTGGGAAATAGAATATCTTTTCCCGGTAACAAAGAAATAA
- a CDS encoding nucleotidyltransferase, with product MNFEKVFKLLISEFQNNKVEFALIGGHALYYSKVSRTTLDIDFMVLLDQSDLVNNIMKKYGYKVLQKTENVANYLSDFTDLGQVDFLFAHRKYALNMLSRAKYKDVFGQQIKVIGPEDIIGLKIQAISNDPQRYHQDIADIEQVIKWNKESLNFKLVEEYFKLFNRGKELKEIVKRIK from the coding sequence ATGAATTTTGAAAAAGTGTTCAAGTTATTGATATCAGAGTTTCAAAACAATAAGGTTGAATTTGCTCTAATAGGCGGACATGCTCTTTATTATTCCAAGGTAAGCAGAACTACCCTTGATATTGACTTTATGGTACTGCTTGATCAGTCAGATTTAGTAAACAATATCATGAAGAAATATGGATATAAGGTTCTTCAAAAAACTGAAAATGTAGCTAATTATTTGTCTGATTTTACCGATTTAGGCCAAGTTGATTTCTTATTTGCCCATAGAAAATATGCATTAAATATGCTCTCCAGGGCAAAATACAAAGATGTTTTTGGCCAACAAATAAAAGTCATAGGGCCTGAAGATATAATCGGTTTAAAAATACAGGCAATTTCAAATGATCCGCAAAGGTATCATCAGGATATAGCTGATATTGAGCAAGTAATTAAATGGAATAAAGAAAGTCTTAATTTTAAATTGGTAGAAGAATATTTTAAGTTATTTAATAGAGGCAAGGAATTAAAAGAAATAGTCAAGAGAATAAAATGA
- a CDS encoding pyridoxal phosphate-dependent aminotransferase yields the protein MQIADRISKLGTEQAFHVLARAKEMERKGINMVHMEIGDTDFDTPTVIKNACKKAIDENKTHYLPSQGLLEFRIEIAKYIAKTRGIPVEPEEVVVTPGAKPIIFYTLLATINAGDEVLVPNPGFPTYESVVNFIDAKPVPIPLIAEKNFNFDLDLLEKLINKKTKYIIVNSPQNPTGGILTHESLVRIAQLAKEHDLWVLSDEVYDKFVFEGKFESISSLPNMKERTIILNAFTKSYSMSGWRVGYGVMNKDLAKVVSNLINNSISCSPNFTQWAGIAALKAPEAIVTKMRGELKKRRDVFVKEIVKLPKVKCHCPKGGIYLFLDIRETGKTSKEVFEILFEEGHVATLSGAAFGKYGEGFLRLSFGSAPVHRIKEAVKRMQSVWHKIAE from the coding sequence ATGCAGATCGCGGACCGAATCAGCAAGTTGGGCACAGAGCAGGCTTTTCACGTATTGGCAAGAGCAAAAGAGATGGAACGCAAAGGTATCAACATGGTCCATATGGAAATAGGCGATACCGATTTTGATACACCGACAGTTATTAAAAACGCCTGTAAAAAGGCTATTGATGAAAATAAAACACATTATCTCCCTTCCCAGGGATTACTTGAATTCAGGATTGAAATTGCAAAATATATAGCTAAAACCCGCGGCATACCTGTTGAACCGGAAGAAGTAGTTGTAACTCCCGGAGCAAAACCCATTATTTTTTATACTTTGCTCGCGACAATCAATGCAGGTGATGAAGTCCTTGTTCCGAACCCGGGATTCCCTACATACGAATCTGTCGTTAATTTTATTGATGCAAAACCGGTTCCGATCCCTTTAATAGCGGAAAAGAATTTTAATTTCGATTTGGATCTCCTTGAAAAACTTATAAACAAAAAAACTAAGTATATTATCGTCAATTCACCGCAGAACCCCACAGGAGGGATCCTGACCCATGAAAGTTTAGTCCGTATTGCCCAATTGGCTAAAGAACATGATTTATGGGTGCTTTCAGACGAAGTTTATGATAAATTTGTTTTTGAAGGAAAATTTGAAAGTATCAGTTCTCTCCCGAACATGAAAGAAAGAACGATTATTTTAAACGCTTTCACAAAGAGCTATTCTATGAGCGGCTGGCGCGTGGGTTACGGTGTAATGAACAAAGACCTGGCAAAAGTAGTCTCGAATCTTATCAACAACTCAATTTCCTGCTCTCCGAATTTTACTCAATGGGCGGGGATTGCAGCGCTTAAAGCCCCGGAAGCAATAGTCACAAAAATGCGCGGGGAATTAAAAAAACGCAGGGATGTTTTTGTAAAAGAAATCGTAAAATTGCCCAAAGTAAAATGCCATTGCCCTAAAGGCGGTATTTATTTATTTCTTGATATAAGGGAAACCGGTAAAACAAGCAAAGAAGTTTTTGAAATACTGTTTGAAGAAGGGCACGTCGCCACGCTTTCTGGCGCTGCTTTTGGAAAATACGGTGAAGGCTTTTTGAGATTGTCTTTCGGTTCCGCTCCGGTTCATAGAATAAAAGAAGCAGTAAAACGCATGCAGAGTGTATGGCATAAGATAGCCGAGTAA
- a CDS encoding NAD+ synthase, translating into MKNIRACLAQINTTVGDLAGNSEKIIQYIDKARELGSDIVVFPELALSGYPPEDLLLKPHFISKNREYLDKIIEKTESIFAIVSFPYREKGKLYNAAALINNKKLVSIYKKIFLPNYGVFDELRYFTPGDTCPVINFGKGRKIGINICEDIWHSNGPQKAQAASGKARIIINISASPYHIQKLDLRQNVVRRIAKENKTFVLYCNCAGAQDELVFDGASMAFDDKGKLIARAKQFEEDLLTVDIDCAKPCGNRIERKFSLLEEVYAALVLGFSDYVKKNGFKKIVLGLSGGIDSALVAALAVDALGKDNVVALTMPSQYSSSGTLNDAKKLAKNLGIKLYVIPIKKLHKAYLETFSGPFKGTKPNITEENIQARIRGNILMAFSNKFGWLVVTTGNKSELSVGYCTLYGDTAGGFALIKDVPKTLVYKLSQYRNKKEGKELIPISIFVRPPTAELKKNQTDQDTLPPYSELDKIIDEYVEKDYSLDSIVRKGIRKDTAKKVISMIDRNEYKRRQSPLGIKITPKSFGRDRRMPITNKFYE; encoded by the coding sequence ATGAAAAATATCAGGGCCTGTTTGGCCCAAATAAATACCACAGTAGGCGATCTTGCAGGCAATTCAGAGAAGATAATACAATATATAGATAAAGCCAGGGAACTTGGTTCCGATATTGTTGTTTTTCCTGAACTTGCTTTGAGCGGTTACCCGCCGGAAGATTTACTTCTTAAGCCGCATTTCATCAGTAAAAACAGGGAATACCTCGATAAAATCATTGAAAAAACAGAATCGATATTTGCAATAGTCAGTTTTCCTTACCGTGAAAAAGGCAAACTCTACAATGCTGCAGCTTTAATAAACAACAAAAAGCTTGTAAGTATTTATAAAAAAATATTTCTGCCGAATTACGGTGTTTTTGATGAACTGCGCTATTTTACCCCGGGTGATACCTGCCCGGTAATAAATTTTGGCAAAGGCAGGAAAATAGGGATCAATATCTGCGAAGATATCTGGCACAGCAACGGGCCGCAAAAAGCGCAGGCAGCTTCCGGGAAAGCCAGAATAATAATAAATATTTCAGCATCCCCTTACCATATTCAGAAATTGGACTTGCGCCAGAACGTTGTACGCCGGATTGCAAAAGAAAATAAAACCTTCGTTCTTTATTGTAATTGTGCCGGGGCTCAGGATGAACTGGTTTTTGATGGAGCGAGTATGGCATTTGACGATAAGGGCAAACTAATAGCCCGGGCAAAACAATTCGAGGAAGATCTTTTAACGGTTGATATAGATTGCGCAAAACCGTGCGGTAATAGAATTGAACGAAAGTTTTCTTTATTGGAAGAAGTTTATGCGGCTCTCGTGCTGGGGTTCAGCGATTATGTTAAAAAGAACGGTTTTAAAAAGATAGTTTTAGGGCTTAGCGGAGGCATAGATTCTGCGTTAGTTGCCGCTTTAGCTGTGGATGCATTGGGTAAAGACAATGTAGTCGCTTTAACCATGCCTTCGCAGTATTCTTCAAGCGGTACGCTGAATGATGCGAAAAAACTTGCTAAAAATTTAGGAATAAAATTATACGTTATTCCCATTAAAAAGCTCCACAAAGCGTATCTGGAAACATTTAGCGGGCCTTTTAAAGGCACAAAACCCAACATTACGGAAGAAAATATACAGGCGCGTATCAGGGGCAATATTCTTATGGCTTTTTCAAACAAGTTTGGCTGGCTTGTTGTTACTACCGGCAACAAGAGCGAGCTTAGCGTTGGATATTGCACGCTATACGGCGATACTGCCGGAGGGTTTGCACTTATCAAAGATGTACCGAAAACTCTTGTTTATAAATTGTCGCAATATAGGAATAAAAAAGAGGGGAAAGAACTTATCCCTATAAGCATTTTTGTGCGCCCGCCAACCGCAGAATTAAAGAAAAACCAGACTGACCAGGATACCCTGCCGCCTTACAGTGAATTAGATAAAATAATCGACGAATATGTTGAAAAGGACTATAGCCTGGACAGTATTGTAAGGAAAGGCATCAGGAAGGATACCGCAAAAAAAGTTATTTCGATGATTGACAGAAACGAATACAAAAGAAGGCAGTCCCCCCTGGGAATAAAGATCACGCCAAAGTCTTTCGGGCGCGACCGCCGCATGCCGATAACCAATAAGTTCTACGAGTAA
- the nifS gene encoding cysteine desulfurase NifS — protein MKRIYIDHNATTPVHPEVLREMLPFLKENFGNPSSIHWFGQQAHNTLENAREQVASLFNAETAEIFFTSGGTESDNLAIKGAVSALRQDCSHIVTSQIEHHAVLNTCKYLEEGLKVTYLPVDKYGIVKLGELEKTITANTILVTIMFANNETGAIQPIEDICKIIQSVNNERSKISRPNVVFHTDAVQAVGKLPIDLKQLEVDLLSLSAHKINGPKGIGALYIRKGTKMQPLLHGGHHEKNMRAGTENIPGIVALGKACEIAKKTLEKEAKHLAKLRNKLWKGISEKIEHVNLNGLPEKCLPNTLNVSFEFIEGESMLLNLDLKGIAASAGSACTSGSMEPSHVLSAMGVDPVKAQGSLRFSLGLNNTEEEIDYIVETLPGIVKKLRAMSPIYKNKKK, from the coding sequence ATGAAACGTATTTACATAGACCACAACGCAACCACACCGGTTCACCCCGAAGTTTTACGAGAGATGTTGCCATTTTTGAAAGAAAATTTTGGCAACCCTTCCAGTATCCACTGGTTTGGACAACAGGCGCACAATACTTTGGAAAATGCCCGGGAACAGGTAGCATCCTTATTTAATGCTGAAACCGCAGAAATATTCTTCACTTCCGGCGGAACCGAATCAGACAATTTAGCTATAAAAGGGGCGGTGTCTGCTTTAAGACAGGACTGCAGTCATATAGTAACTTCACAGATAGAACACCATGCAGTGTTAAACACATGCAAATATCTTGAAGAAGGCCTCAAGGTTACTTACCTGCCTGTTGATAAATATGGTATTGTTAAATTAGGTGAACTTGAAAAAACGATTACGGCTAATACAATACTGGTAACAATAATGTTTGCAAACAACGAAACAGGCGCCATTCAGCCGATTGAAGATATTTGTAAAATAATTCAATCTGTTAATAATGAACGCTCAAAAATCAGCCGGCCTAATGTTGTTTTTCATACAGATGCAGTACAGGCAGTGGGCAAATTACCTATAGACCTCAAACAGCTAGAGGTAGATTTGCTATCTCTTTCCGCGCATAAAATTAACGGCCCGAAAGGCATAGGAGCGTTATATATCCGCAAGGGAACAAAAATGCAGCCTCTATTACACGGCGGCCACCACGAAAAAAACATGCGGGCCGGAACTGAAAATATCCCGGGTATAGTCGCTTTGGGTAAAGCCTGTGAAATCGCAAAAAAAACCCTTGAAAAAGAAGCAAAACATCTTGCGAAATTGCGGAATAAACTTTGGAAGGGTATTTCTGAAAAGATTGAACATGTCAATCTCAACGGGCTTCCGGAAAAATGCCTGCCGAATACTTTAAACGTATCTTTTGAATTTATCGAAGGCGAGTCTATGCTTCTTAACCTTGATTTAAAAGGCATCGCGGCGTCAGCCGGGTCAGCCTGCACCAGCGGAAGCATGGAACCCTCTCATGTTTTAAGCGCTATGGGAGTGGATCCGGTAAAAGCACAAGGCTCGCTGAGGTTTTCTTTAGGCCTGAATAATACGGAAGAAGAAATAGACTATATCGTGGAAACTCTTCCGGGTATTGTTAAAAAATTGCGCGCCATGTCCCCCATTTATAAGAATAAAAAGAAATAA
- a CDS encoding aminotransferase class IV, translating to MTVYLNGKITDLNEAKISPLDKGFLFGSGVFETLRSYNKSIPFVDKHYKRLKRSAKELRIPFKLSLKDLTGILFKLLEANNLNNAYIRITLSAGTEKPTLFIFMKKLDPIPGTFYSKGADLAISSYRTNNYSFLPKYKTLSYLENLNEKTKALKMKCFNSLYTDPSGKYLTECASANIFVVKGKTVYTPALEPFPILPGIIREVIKDLCKILNLKLVEKNILKTELLNADEVFITNSKIGIIPIKKIGGFYIGKPGKITQLLMNQYFKTAFNLVK from the coding sequence ATGACAGTTTATTTAAATGGTAAAATTACTGATTTAAATGAAGCAAAAATATCACCTTTAGACAAAGGGTTTCTCTTCGGGTCAGGAGTATTTGAAACTCTTCGTTCCTATAACAAGTCCATTCCTTTTGTTGACAAGCATTACAAAAGGTTAAAAAGAAGCGCAAAAGAATTGCGAATCCCTTTTAAGCTTTCCCTGAAAGACTTAACCGGTATTTTGTTTAAATTGCTTGAAGCTAATAATTTAAACAATGCTTATATCAGGATCACGCTCAGCGCCGGCACAGAAAAACCGACACTTTTCATATTTATGAAAAAATTAGACCCTATCCCTGGAACATTTTATTCAAAAGGCGCAGATTTGGCTATTTCTTCTTACAGAACCAATAATTATTCTTTTCTGCCTAAATATAAAACGCTGAGTTACCTTGAAAACCTGAATGAAAAAACAAAAGCCCTTAAAATGAAATGCTTTAATTCTTTATATACGGATCCATCAGGAAAATACTTAACCGAATGCGCGTCAGCCAATATATTTGTCGTGAAGGGCAAAACAGTCTATACCCCGGCCTTAGAGCCCTTTCCCATTCTTCCGGGAATAATAAGGGAAGTTATTAAAGATTTATGTAAAATTTTGAATTTGAAATTAGTTGAGAAGAATATTTTAAAAACTGAATTACTCAATGCGGATGAAGTATTTATTACAAATTCAAAGATTGGAATAATTCCGATAAAAAAGATAGGCGGCTTTTATATTGGGAAGCCGGGTAAAATTACCCAATTACTTATGAACCAATATTTCAAAACAGCCTTTAATTTGGTAAAATAG
- the pabB gene encoding aminodeoxychorismate synthase component I, with the protein MIIKKILTNLTAIELFEALKEEKNAIFLDSNDPSSKFSRYTLIFADPFLKLCSKKKDAFNKLGILLNRYKISAKNCYFPLGAAAGYVSYESVLEFGFYDCSIIYDHFKKQAYIVSTGLPETNKTKAKERSTKRLNYFLDKIQSYKKTNPENDVLYQRHRSKIFSNFTKSQYFAAINKIKRYIEQGDVYQVNLSQQFRTKSTINPYSLYKIIRQKNKVPFGSYIKFNDKEILSFSMERFLRIHKNDVETRPIKGTVPRGNSPKEDRRLAKELLSSKKNLAELLMITDLERNDLGRVCNYGSVKVEKLREIEKYSTVFHLVSTIRGKLHKNETHLDCLKACFPGGSITGTPKIRSMEIISELEKTKRNVYCGAIGYFGFNRITDFNIAIRTIYTDKGKLYFNSGSGITYDSNPQQEYEETLYKVKTFLEVL; encoded by the coding sequence TTGATTATTAAAAAAATCCTGACGAACCTTACTGCTATTGAGCTATTTGAGGCTTTAAAAGAAGAAAAAAATGCCATTTTTTTAGACAGCAATGACCCCAGTTCCAAATTCAGCAGGTATACTTTGATTTTCGCAGATCCTTTCCTGAAATTATGTTCAAAAAAAAAGGATGCCTTTAATAAATTAGGTATTTTATTGAATCGATACAAAATATCAGCCAAAAACTGCTATTTCCCTTTGGGCGCTGCGGCCGGGTACGTTTCTTATGAATCCGTTTTGGAATTTGGATTTTACGACTGTTCTATAATTTACGACCATTTTAAGAAACAGGCATATATAGTTTCTACGGGCCTGCCTGAGACGAATAAAACTAAAGCAAAAGAAAGAAGCACAAAACGGCTGAATTACTTTCTGGATAAAATCCAGTCATACAAAAAGACAAACCCTGAAAACGATGTTCTTTACCAAAGACACAGATCAAAAATATTTTCAAACTTTACTAAATCTCAATATTTTGCCGCGATAAACAAAATCAAAAGATACATTGAGCAGGGCGATGTATACCAGGTGAACCTTTCACAGCAATTCCGCACAAAGTCAACAATTAATCCGTATTCGCTTTATAAAATAATCAGGCAAAAGAATAAAGTTCCTTTTGGCTCCTATATAAAATTTAATGACAAAGAAATACTCTCTTTTTCAATGGAAAGGTTCTTAAGGATTCATAAAAACGATGTTGAAACAAGACCCATTAAAGGGACAGTGCCAAGAGGCAATTCGCCGAAGGAAGACCGAAGGCTCGCCAAAGAACTTTTATCCAGCAAGAAAAATCTTGCGGAATTACTTATGATAACCGACCTGGAAAGAAACGACTTGGGCAGGGTCTGCAATTATGGCTCCGTAAAGGTAGAAAAACTGCGGGAAATAGAAAAATATTCGACAGTATTCCATCTGGTTTCGACAATTAGGGGCAAGCTTCATAAAAATGAAACTCATTTGGACTGCTTAAAAGCCTGTTTTCCCGGTGGCTCGATAACCGGCACGCCAAAAATCAGGTCTATGGAAATAATATCAGAACTTGAAAAGACTAAAAGAAATGTTTACTGCGGAGCTATAGGCTATTTTGGGTTCAATAGGATTACTGATTTCAATATTGCGATAAGGACTATATATACTGATAAAGGGAAATTGTATTTTAATTCAGGCAGCGGCATAACCTATGATTCAAACCCGCAGCAGGAATACGAAGAGACACTTTACAAAGTAAAAACTTTTCTGGAGGTTCTATGA
- the rsmD gene encoding 16S rRNA (guanine(966)-N(2))-methyltransferase RsmD, producing MANPNIKIIGGEFSGQQLTKIPGHLELRPILAQIKKSVFDILTPRLPDCAFLDLFAGTGSVGIEALSRGAKHAVFVESSSDSIKMINNNLEKIKIKECAGVYQRDVTYSLQWLSAMLKEKYFDIIFQGPPYKAYLVNQVLKNIKEANLLKEGGVIVAQHHQTEKIDPAFFNIFRKEKYGDTIVTFLRQTENI from the coding sequence ATGGCTAATCCAAATATCAAAATTATAGGCGGCGAGTTTTCAGGCCAGCAGTTAACAAAAATCCCGGGGCACCTGGAATTGCGCCCCATTCTTGCCCAAATTAAGAAATCGGTGTTTGATATCCTGACGCCGAGGCTTCCGGACTGCGCTTTTCTGGATTTATTCGCAGGAACGGGGTCCGTCGGTATTGAAGCTCTTTCAAGAGGGGCGAAACATGCTGTATTTGTAGAGTCTTCTTCTGATTCGATAAAAATGATAAATAATAACCTCGAAAAAATTAAAATAAAGGAATGTGCCGGCGTTTACCAAAGAGATGTTACTTACAGTTTGCAGTGGCTGTCAGCTATGTTAAAAGAGAAATACTTTGACATTATATTCCAGGGCCCTCCCTACAAAGCTTATTTGGTAAACCAGGTGCTTAAAAATATCAAGGAAGCGAACTTGCTGAAAGAAGGCGGTGTAATAGTAGCTCAGCATCACCAGACAGAAAAAATTGACCCTGCTTTTTTTAATATTTTCAGGAAAGAAAAATACGGCGATACAATAGTAACATTTTTAAGACAAACGGAGAATATATGA
- the argB gene encoding acetylglutamate kinase → MSKIIVIKYGGNATQDKASAKKILKDIVSINKNNPVLLVHGGGPQISKMMNESGIKPMFINGLRYTDIKTMQIVEKALKAINDSIVSRLNKTGGFAFGISCREGNLITSKRIKKLGYVGNIVKIDTKLPVLLFAAGIIPVIMPVSQDFGHTALNLNADTAATQLAAALEAQRLVFLTDVPGVKGPDGKIIKIVRAKNIEKMIKSGIVTGGMMPKLRGAAAAIKKGIKQVQITDGKNGVNGKSGTVII, encoded by the coding sequence ATGAGCAAAATTATTGTGATAAAGTACGGCGGGAACGCGACACAGGATAAAGCCTCGGCAAAAAAAATATTGAAGGATATTGTTTCAATAAACAAAAATAATCCGGTCCTGCTGGTTCACGGGGGCGGCCCGCAGATCAGCAAAATGATGAACGAATCAGGAATCAAGCCAATGTTTATAAACGGCTTGAGATATACGGATATTAAAACGATGCAGATAGTCGAAAAAGCGCTGAAGGCTATTAACGATTCAATCGTCAGCCGCTTAAATAAGACGGGCGGTTTTGCTTTCGGAATATCCTGCAGGGAAGGTAATTTAATAACATCAAAACGCATAAAAAAATTAGGTTATGTCGGCAATATTGTAAAAATTGATACGAAGCTTCCGGTATTGCTGTTTGCGGCCGGAATTATACCGGTAATTATGCCCGTTTCTCAGGATTTCGGGCACACAGCCCTCAACCTTAACGCCGATACTGCCGCTACGCAATTAGCAGCGGCGCTTGAAGCCCAAAGGCTGGTATTTCTTACGGATGTGCCGGGTGTGAAAGGCCCTGATGGTAAAATTATTAAAATTGTAAGGGCTAAAAACATTGAAAAAATGATAAAGTCCGGTATTGTAACCGGCGGCATGATGCCTAAGCTCAGGGGCGCTGCTGCAGCTATTAAGAAGGGAATAAAGCAAGTTCAGATTACTGACGGTAAAAATGGGGTCAATGGTAAATCGGGAACGGTGATAATATGA